The Pseudomonas azadiae genome includes a window with the following:
- a CDS encoding AzlC family ABC transporter permease, with product MPTALPRYAFARGAIAVIPLSLACAPWGLLAGSMAIDAQFTPLQAQGLSAIVFAGAAQLVAIGMVKSGASLISIVLTTLLLTSQHLLYGMHLRPVLAPLKTRWRMSLGFLLTDEFFALVNHFDRQTFNRWYALGVGLTFYIIWNLFTLAGIVLGKSIPGLDQLGLEFSIAATFIALITPVVRDIPTVVCVAVSLLFSVWLSFLHWESAVVVSGVLGMSAGYACKRLGVGQR from the coding sequence ATGCCCACTGCCTTACCTCGATATGCCTTCGCGCGCGGCGCCATCGCCGTCATTCCCTTGTCCCTGGCCTGTGCGCCGTGGGGACTGCTGGCCGGTTCCATGGCCATCGATGCCCAATTCACCCCTCTGCAAGCCCAGGGCTTGTCCGCCATCGTGTTTGCCGGTGCCGCGCAACTGGTCGCCATCGGAATGGTCAAGAGCGGTGCCAGCCTGATTTCCATCGTATTGACCACGTTGCTGCTGACCTCCCAGCATTTGCTGTATGGCATGCACTTGCGCCCGGTCCTCGCGCCCCTCAAAACCCGCTGGCGCATGAGCCTGGGCTTTCTGTTGACCGACGAATTCTTCGCGCTGGTCAACCACTTCGATCGCCAGACCTTCAACCGCTGGTACGCCTTGGGCGTCGGCCTGACGTTCTATATCATCTGGAACCTGTTCACCCTGGCCGGCATCGTGCTCGGCAAAAGCATTCCCGGTCTTGACCAGCTTGGCCTCGAATTCTCCATCGCCGCCACGTTTATCGCGCTGATCACACCGGTGGTGCGTGACATTCCCACGGTAGTCTGTGTGGCGGTGTCGTTGCTGTTTTCGGTGTGGTTGAGTTTCCTGCACTGGGAATCGGCGGTGGTGGTGTCCGGCGTGCTGGGCATGAGCGCGGGCTATGCCTGCAAGCGCCTGGGAGTAGGGCAGCGATGA